The stretch of DNA GACGaacctctctgcctctctcagcgCTTTCTCTCCTGCGTTTTCGCCGTCAATCAGCAGACACTGGAACACCTGCACACAGGGAGCACAGATGGCGAGGGTGACGACGCGCCtaaagacactcacacacacagtcttactGTACGCACTCTCCCTTTCTGTGGTTACCTTCCAGCGGACTGGGTTAAGCTGCATGATGGGCTCCACCATGTCCTCGTCCACGTTGAAGGTGTTGATGACCGAGTTGATTTTGAATGCCACTTTGTACTGCTGGCACCAGGTGCGAATCTTGTACAGGTTGTCGAGGTGGCTCTTCCTGCCCTGAGCTCTGCCAATCAGCTGGTTGGTTGCTTCATCAAAACTGTCACAGGAGATGGCGAGGATGTCCAGGTAGtcacctggaggagagagagaaagagaaagagaaagagagagagagagagtgagagcaagagagggggtgcaagagagagggagagagtgagatcAAGATCATGCACTGGTGCCAAATGACAGcatatttcttctttcttgtgAACATGGTCCAAACTAgtgtaaaatacagtaaatagaAAGActtaagttaaaaaataatggaTTTGTTCTACAACATTATCAGTAATCAGGAGTCTTACCATATTTCTGGAACCATCTTTCTCTGATCAGACTTCCATTGCTAACGATGCTGACACTCGGGAGCTGGAGGTCCTGTTTACAGAACCTTACTAACTCCCCCAGAAAATCTCCTTTGTCGTGCAGGAAAGGCTCTCCTCCCGAGAAATTGATCTTTTCCATGCCTAATAAACAGAGAGATGAATTTCATTTCACTGCATGCAAGAGGGTCGATAACCACGCAGAAGACCAGAGCTTGCTGCGATGCCAACTTTACCTGACTCCTTCAGGAGTTCCAGGCCCCTCTTGGCCTCCTCCAGAGGCAGGACGAAGGACGTCTTCGCGGTGTGGAAACAGAATCCACATTTGTAATTACACTTGCGCGTAAAATGATAGTTGACGCTTGTTGGAGTCGTCGCATTTTCAGCTTTCTCTGGGCTCCGTTCGCCGTCAACAGGTGAAGTCTGTCCCCTGCAGGCTCCTGCTGACAGCCGCCAACCCTTTGAGAAGAAGCTGGTGTAAATGGAGCGCAGGGTGctgatgcagagctgcagcaggatcATCGGAGACGcgaacacagaggagaggagcatcTTGAAATCGAGCGAGTTTTGCCTGCTCTGTGGATGAGGACGCGTCTTAAATACAAGGCTGCAGGTTCAAAAGGGAAAGAGGAGGTCGAACAGCTGAGTTTCTGTTTACAAACATCGAAAACGAGACCCAGCTGAGTGCCAGAATGCGACTCAGCAGGCGTGTCCAACTATGACTAACTAACCATAACTTTACTGTGAGTTTATAAAGGACTGTTCTGCTAGATTTTGTGTCTGAGTCTTTCTtggcttatttttttttttttagccctcAACAATGTATTAATTGCTGTTAATAAAGATCGATGCAGTTTTCAGAGCTTCTTTTCGTTTATTCCCTCATCCACAATTTACCAACCCTGGGTCCCTCTGTGCCACACCTTTAGGTCACACCACCTTCCTGTCTCTGAGTCAGCGATCATGTGTCATACTTCtaggtgtgttttatttattagaattgttttgttttgtttacagaAACATAACTGAAGAGTGAAGGAAAACATAAGTAAAGTGGAGTAAATGCATTGGCTTAAagtcacacacaccccctcTGAGTGCTCTCTTAAGTTTCGTTTCTCTCAGTTTTAGCGCAGTTCGTTTCGTTTTCCCTACAGATCGCGTGATGCCTCGCAATTAGTGGCACCAAACCAGGCTGGTGAAGCGATCAGCTCAGTTTTGGTGGAGCAGATGACACGGCGCGCAATGTCTCTCCTTCCTCAGTGGTCCTCTCGTGTTTTCTCAGTGGAGCTGGATGGGGCACCCTCCTACTTCTCCATTCAGGGGAAGCATCGTGGAGAAGAAGAGCCGCGGCCGTTCAGAGAAGCGCAAATCCCCGGCAGGTGCTTCTCTCTCCTGGTCTGCAGCAGCGACAGAGTCCGACGAGCCAAGTTTTACTGGGAGCTCAAAGAGAAATTGATGCGAGACCTGCCTCCACAGTGCGATGTGTCTCCCATGTCCTCCTTTCTGCCCAATGTCAAGGACTCTCTCATCAAGGGGTACTTTTTAAAGGATCATTCAGAGAGTTCATCCCAGTCAGAGAGAATTTTGCGAGACTTAATGCAGCGTGATCCGGTGCTTGTGTGCTCATACTTGAGAAGTGGGGACAGTCAGCTGTGGACTCAGCATCTGTGGTCTAATGGAGACAGAGAAACCATGGAAATGTCACAGGGCTACTATGTGGTGCCCTCAGAAGCGCCAGAGTATCACCCATCTACTCTCAACATCATCAACTCCGATGTGTTCTACAGCTTTGATGAGGCCTATGAAGTCATGAAACAGGTTC from Pempheris klunzingeri isolate RE-2024b chromosome 13, fPemKlu1.hap1, whole genome shotgun sequence encodes:
- the rsad2 gene encoding S-adenosylmethionine-dependent nucleotide dehydratase RSAD2; translation: MLLSSVFASPMILLQLCISTLRSIYTSFFSKGWRLSAGACRGQTSPVDGERSPEKAENATTPTSVNYHFTRKCNYKCGFCFHTAKTSFVLPLEEAKRGLELLKESGMEKINFSGGEPFLHDKGDFLGELVRFCKQDLQLPSVSIVSNGSLIRERWFQKYGDYLDILAISCDSFDEATNQLIGRAQGRKSHLDNLYKIRTWCQQYKVAFKINSVINTFNVDEDMVEPIMQLNPVRWKVFQCLLIDGENAGEKALREAERFVIGEQQFQEFLDRHSSVPCLVPESNEKMRNSYLILDEYMRFLDCREGRKDPSKSVLDVGVKEAISFSGFDEKMFLKRGGKYVWSKADMKLEW